A genomic region of Arachis stenosperma cultivar V10309 chromosome 9, arast.V10309.gnm1.PFL2, whole genome shotgun sequence contains the following coding sequences:
- the LOC130950002 gene encoding uncharacterized protein LOC130950002 encodes MEDSMQSYQQAVLAFNARLRCIATETAARLEMIGSSGEGSGVRKGSMPSQSSWPRPVVSWLPVIPEEELNGEFAIVNSMEDWLVKVCHESNISGPCFFKQERYVGDKGPFFGFTVVVPGEPYEVELSAKGRFSLVEKAAREDAAQEMLGQVLEITGKEIKDYYYSRVKLLRDSNTALRAKVGQLEDAYEKLLASYEAVVNARIEGQSP; translated from the exons ATGGAGGATAGCATGCAAAG CTACCAACAAGCTGTATTGGCATTCAACGCAAGATTGCGATGTATTGCCACTGAGACAGCTGCAAGGTTGGAAATGATTGGTTCTAGCGGTGAAGGAAGTGGTGTTCGGAAAGGAAGTATGCCATCTCAGAGCAGTTGGCCTCGACCTGTGGTATCCT GGCTTCCAGTGATCCCTGAAGAAGAGCTTAATGGTGAATTCGCCATAGTGAATAGTATGGAAGACTGGCTGGTGAAGGTGTGCCACGAATCTAATATTTCTGGGCCGTGTTTCTTCAAGCAGGAAAGATATGTCGGAGACAAAGGCCCGTTTTTTGGATTTACTGTGGTGGTTCCAGGCGAGCCGTACGAGGTTGAACTCAGTGCTAAGGGTCGGTTTTCTTTGGTAGAAAAGGCGGCTCGTGAAGATGCGGCGCAAGAGATGCTTGGCCAAGTCCTGGAAATTACcggcaaggaaattaaagattATTACTACTCAAGAGTGAAGCTTCTTCGAGACAGTAATACAGCACTCCGTGCTAAGGTGGGCCAGCTGGAGGATGCTTATGAGAAGCTTTTGGCCAGTTATGAGGCTGTTGTGAACGCTCGTATCGAAGGCCAATCCCCTTGA